A stretch of Vicinamibacteria bacterium DNA encodes these proteins:
- the hisG gene encoding ATP phosphoribosyltransferase yields the protein MSLTVALSKGKLLAGSEALFRKAGLPFPEGEGRRLVVAMDGLRFLFVKDMDVPTYVEHGVADVGIAGRDVLLESDSDVYQPLDLGFGRCRLVVARRKGSGADLSRASTLRVATKYPRVTAAHFLEQGVSVEVVKLAGSVEIAPGLGLADCIVDVVETGRTLEENGLESVAEVASSSARLIVNRASYHARRAEVSGLLEALRTAAP from the coding sequence ATGAGCCTCACCGTCGCCCTCTCCAAAGGAAAGCTCCTCGCCGGCTCCGAGGCCCTCTTCCGCAAGGCGGGGCTGCCGTTTCCGGAGGGGGAGGGTCGACGTCTCGTGGTCGCCATGGACGGGCTGCGCTTCCTGTTCGTGAAGGACATGGACGTGCCCACCTACGTGGAGCACGGGGTCGCGGACGTGGGGATAGCGGGTCGCGACGTGCTCCTCGAGAGCGACAGCGACGTCTACCAGCCGCTAGACCTCGGCTTCGGCCGCTGCCGGTTGGTGGTGGCCCGACGGAAGGGTTCGGGGGCGGACCTTTCCCGAGCCTCCACCCTCCGGGTGGCCACCAAGTACCCCAGGGTCACCGCCGCCCACTTCCTGGAGCAGGGAGTGTCCGTGGAGGTGGTGAAGCTCGCGGGGTCGGTGGAGATCGCCCCCGGCCTGGGCCTCGCGGACTGCATCGTGGACGTGGTGGAGACCGGGCGCACCCTCGAGGAGAACGGCCTGGAGTCGGTGGCGGAGGTGGCCTCCTCCTCCGCCCGTCTGATCGTGAACCGGGCCAGCTACCACGCCCGCCGCGCCGAGGTGTCGGGCCTGCTGGAGGCCCTGAGGACGGCCGCCCCGTGA
- the hisZ gene encoding ATP phosphoribosyltransferase regulatory subunit, producing the protein MNGATHGLVQAPPGVQCFVGDEARRRRAIEERVVSVFEGWDYQEIIPPLYDYADVFAGGDLAPKTYSFVGRDGSLLALRPDFTSLLAKIAAGRLSGRPAPIRLYYSGEVLRYEPPQAGRQSELFQMGLEHLGGASRAADAEVLAVAAECLETLGASGWVLALGHVGVFNGLLEGSGIEGPRLATLRERVEGKDPAGVREVLAQGGASAQVTEAVVRLTGLAGDVSVLGEASRAFAFSPCARGAVEELSVVVEALRGAGLADRLVLDLGEVRGLDYYTGLVFRVYAPGLGFEVGGGGRYDALLARFGRPMPAVGFMLGLDRVALLLERQGAAVPPAPAAEAVGGGGLGASLLRARERRSVGARVRFGDGGGV; encoded by the coding sequence ATGAACGGAGCCACGCACGGACTGGTCCAGGCCCCGCCCGGGGTGCAGTGCTTCGTGGGCGATGAAGCCCGCCGGCGGCGGGCCATCGAGGAGAGGGTGGTCTCGGTCTTCGAGGGCTGGGACTACCAGGAGATCATCCCGCCCCTTTACGACTACGCGGACGTCTTCGCGGGGGGCGACCTCGCCCCCAAGACCTATTCCTTCGTGGGCCGCGACGGCAGCCTGCTCGCCCTTCGTCCCGACTTCACGAGCCTCCTGGCCAAGATCGCCGCCGGCCGCTTGTCCGGCCGGCCCGCCCCCATCCGGCTGTACTACTCGGGAGAGGTGCTCCGCTACGAGCCGCCCCAGGCGGGTCGCCAGAGCGAGCTCTTCCAGATGGGCCTGGAGCACCTCGGGGGGGCGAGCCGCGCCGCCGACGCGGAGGTCCTGGCCGTGGCCGCGGAATGCCTGGAGACGCTGGGGGCTTCGGGCTGGGTCCTCGCCCTCGGGCACGTGGGTGTCTTCAACGGGCTTCTGGAAGGCAGTGGGATAGAGGGCCCCCGACTGGCCACGCTGCGCGAGCGGGTGGAGGGAAAGGATCCGGCGGGGGTGCGCGAGGTGCTCGCGCAGGGCGGCGCCTCCGCGCAGGTGACGGAGGCCGTCGTACGTCTGACCGGGCTCGCGGGTGACGTCTCCGTGCTCGGGGAAGCGAGCCGAGCGTTCGCCTTCTCGCCCTGTGCGCGGGGAGCGGTGGAAGAGCTCTCGGTAGTAGTGGAGGCTCTTCGGGGGGCGGGCTTGGCGGACCGGCTGGTCCTCGACCTGGGCGAGGTCCGGGGCCTCGACTACTACACCGGCCTCGTCTTTCGGGTCTACGCGCCCGGGCTGGGGTTTGAGGTGGGGGGCGGGGGGCGCTACGACGCCCTGCTCGCGCGCTTCGGCCGCCCCATGCCTGCGGTGGGCTTCATGCTCGGGCTGGACCGGGTGGCCCTGCTGCTGGAGAGACAGGGAGCGGCCGTGCCCCCTGCGCCCGCCGCGGAAGCAGTGGGCGGGGGCGGGCTGGGCGCGTCCCTCCTCCGCGCTCGCGAGCGGCGGTCGGTGGGGGCCCGCGTGCGATTCGGTGACGGAGGCGGGGTATGA
- a CDS encoding ThiF family adenylyltransferase, translating to MSGRYSRQELFPGIGRAGQERIRAARVLVVGCGALGSSLAEMMVRAGVGGLTVVDRDYVEPSNLQRQSLFEEEDAARGLPKAAAAEARLRRLNSEVEVRGIVADVCAENAEEMVRGAQVVLDGTDNFETRFLLNDVCLRAGVPWVYGACVGAYGLALLVRPGHSPCLRCVLERLPDPGSGPTCDTAGVVAPIVHVIAGVQAGEALKVLAGQTGALLPGIVAVDLWAGTFEVTDLRGRAPWCPACTAGQYDYASRESTSGSAVLCGREAVQLRPRAGGTVDLPALAARLRESGEVLANEYLVRFRGSDAELVVFGDGRAIVKGVKDTAQARTLYAKYVGS from the coding sequence ATGAGCGGCCGTTATTCGCGCCAGGAGCTCTTTCCCGGCATCGGCCGCGCCGGCCAGGAGCGGATCCGCGCCGCCCGGGTGCTGGTGGTGGGGTGCGGCGCTCTAGGCTCCTCGCTCGCGGAGATGATGGTCCGCGCGGGCGTGGGCGGTCTCACGGTCGTGGACCGGGACTACGTGGAGCCCTCCAACCTGCAACGCCAGTCCCTCTTCGAGGAGGAGGACGCCGCGCGGGGCCTGCCCAAGGCCGCGGCCGCGGAGGCCCGCCTCCGCCGCTTGAACTCCGAGGTGGAAGTTCGCGGAATAGTGGCCGACGTCTGCGCCGAGAACGCGGAGGAGATGGTGCGGGGCGCGCAGGTCGTCCTCGACGGGACGGACAACTTCGAGACCCGCTTCCTCCTGAACGATGTCTGCCTGCGGGCGGGCGTGCCCTGGGTCTACGGGGCCTGCGTCGGCGCCTACGGCCTCGCCCTCCTCGTCCGGCCGGGCCACTCGCCCTGCCTGCGCTGTGTTCTGGAGCGATTGCCGGACCCCGGCTCCGGGCCCACCTGCGACACCGCGGGGGTTGTGGCCCCCATCGTCCACGTGATCGCGGGCGTGCAAGCGGGGGAGGCGCTCAAGGTGCTGGCCGGCCAGACCGGCGCGCTCCTGCCGGGGATCGTCGCCGTGGACCTCTGGGCCGGGACCTTCGAGGTAACCGACCTGCGTGGCCGCGCGCCCTGGTGCCCTGCCTGCACCGCGGGGCAGTACGACTACGCGTCGCGGGAGAGCACCAGCGGCTCGGCCGTGCTCTGCGGCCGCGAGGCGGTCCAGCTGCGACCGCGCGCGGGGGGAACGGTGGATCTCCCCGCCCTGGCCGCGCGCCTCCGGGAGTCGGGTGAGGTGTTGGCCAACGAGTACCTGGTGCGCTTCCGGGGGAGCGACGCGGAGCTGGTGGTGTTCGGGGACGGACGGGCCATCGTCAAGGGGGTGAAGGACACCGCCCAGGCCCGGACCCTTTACGCGAAGTACGTGGGGAGCTGA